One Janthinobacterium sp. TB1-E2 genomic region harbors:
- the panC gene encoding pantoate--beta-alanine ligase has protein sequence MKIISDIEELRDQLSGQLRTAFVPTMGNLHEGHLSLMRLARKHGDPVVASIFVNRLQFGPNEDFEKYPRTMAADIAKLEKEGVYVLFAPTEKELYPEPQEYRVRPPDDLGNTLEGEFRPGFFEGVCTVVTKLFSCVGPRVAVFGKKDYQQLMIIRNMARQFALPTEIIAAETYRADDGLALSSRNMYLSESERAEAPELYKGLNFVAEEVRKGNLAVGELEQASMQLLNSRGWKSDYIAVRKRANLQAPSAAELAAGEPLVVLAAAKLGQTRLIDNLEI, from the coding sequence ATGAAAATTATTTCCGACATCGAAGAATTGCGCGACCAGCTCAGCGGACAGCTGCGCACGGCGTTCGTCCCCACCATGGGCAACCTGCACGAAGGCCATCTGTCGCTGATGCGCCTGGCGCGCAAGCATGGCGACCCGGTCGTCGCCTCGATCTTCGTGAACCGCCTGCAATTCGGCCCGAACGAAGACTTCGAGAAATATCCGCGCACGATGGCGGCCGACATCGCCAAGCTGGAAAAGGAAGGCGTGTACGTGCTGTTCGCGCCGACGGAAAAGGAACTGTACCCGGAACCGCAGGAATACCGCGTGCGCCCGCCCGATGACCTGGGCAATACCCTGGAAGGCGAGTTCCGCCCCGGCTTCTTCGAAGGCGTGTGCACGGTCGTCACCAAGCTGTTCTCGTGCGTGGGCCCGCGCGTGGCCGTGTTCGGCAAGAAGGATTACCAGCAGCTGATGATCATCCGCAACATGGCGCGCCAGTTCGCGCTGCCGACGGAAATCATCGCTGCGGAAACCTACCGCGCGGACGATGGCCTGGCCTTATCGTCGCGCAATATGTATCTGTCGGAAAGCGAACGCGCGGAAGCGCCGGAACTGTACAAGGGACTCAATTTCGTGGCCGAAGAAGTGCGCAAGGGCAATCTGGCCGTGGGCGAACTGGAACAGGCCAGCATGCAGCTGTTGAACAGCCGCGGCTGGAAATCGGACTACATCGCCGTGCGCAAGCGCGCCAACCTGCAAGCGCCTAGCGCCGCCGAACTGGCCGCCGGCGAGCCGCTGGTGGTGCTGGCCGCAGCCAAGCTGGGTCAAACCAGATTGATCGACAACCTCGAAATTTAA
- a CDS encoding ScpA family protein: MLPEESAVTPEADASGAGAVIESPPPVADGDGSGDPATTVTDAAPAADPLGIARLYGEPMMRMPTDLYIPPDALEIFLEAFEGPLDLLLYLIRKQNFNILDIPMAQVTLQYLKYVDQIRVRNLELAAEYLLMAAMLIEIKSRMLLPSRKSDVEEDGGDPRAELVRRLLEYEQIKLAAYDLNAIPQFERDFVRTQIFIEQSLTPTWPDVEPVDLQQAWLDVLKRAKLTQHHRISRQELSVREHMSSILRHLQSSRFVEFSELFDIAGGVPVVVVNFVALLELAKETLIEITQAEPFAPIYVRLAYSPA, translated from the coding sequence ATGTTGCCTGAAGAGTCTGCAGTCACGCCGGAAGCCGACGCTTCCGGTGCCGGCGCAGTCATCGAGTCGCCCCCACCTGTCGCTGACGGCGACGGCAGCGGCGACCCTGCAACAACGGTAACGGACGCGGCGCCCGCCGCCGACCCGCTGGGCATCGCCCGCCTGTATGGCGAGCCGATGATGCGCATGCCGACGGATTTGTACATTCCGCCGGACGCGCTGGAAATCTTCCTCGAAGCCTTCGAAGGCCCGCTCGACTTGCTGCTCTACCTGATCCGCAAGCAAAACTTCAACATTCTCGATATTCCGATGGCGCAGGTGACCCTGCAATATCTGAAATATGTCGACCAGATCCGCGTGCGCAACCTGGAACTGGCCGCCGAGTATCTGTTGATGGCCGCCATGCTGATCGAGATCAAGTCGCGCATGCTCTTGCCTTCGCGCAAGAGCGACGTCGAGGAAGATGGCGGCGACCCCCGTGCCGAACTGGTGCGCCGGCTGCTCGAGTACGAGCAGATCAAGCTGGCCGCCTACGACCTGAACGCCATCCCCCAGTTCGAGCGCGATTTCGTGCGCACGCAGATTTTCATCGAGCAAAGCCTGACGCCCACCTGGCCCGACGTGGAACCGGTGGACTTGCAGCAGGCGTGGCTCGACGTGCTGAAACGCGCCAAGCTGACCCAGCATCACCGCATCAGCCGCCAGGAACTGTCCGTGCGCGAGCACATGTCGAGCATCCTGCGCCACTTGCAATCGTCGCGTTTCGTCGAGTTCAGCGAGCTGTTCGACATTGCCGGCGGCGTGCCCGTGGTGGTGGTCAACTTCGTGGCCCTGCTGGAACTGGCCAAGGAAACCCTGATCGAAATCACGCAGGCAGAACCGTTTGCCCCCATCTACGTCCGGCTGGCCTATTCGCCCGCCTGA
- a CDS encoding DUF3460 family protein → MKLPAKHNNYVSDHTLFIAELKAKNPGMEAGQQAGRALLWDKPAVSIDEQERQLASAVKQQAYVYQNKN, encoded by the coding sequence ATGAAACTGCCTGCAAAACACAACAACTACGTATCCGACCACACCTTGTTCATCGCCGAACTGAAGGCCAAGAACCCTGGCATGGAAGCGGGCCAGCAAGCGGGCCGCGCCCTGCTGTGGGACAAGCCGGCCGTCAGCATCGATGAGCAGGAACGCCAGCTGGCGTCGGCCGTCAAGCAACAGGCTTACGTTTACCAGAACAAGAACTAA
- a CDS encoding GNAT family N-acetyltransferase: protein MNIVVREATNADAQLMAELTRAAWAGKVAASSSGHHETAEQVAEQLRHGGGFLLLIDDIPAGSLRWMPLDSDPAIWKISRMGVLPAYRGSHVSQHLLEAIIHHGLSCQAEELRLAVRRDQRKLIDFYAAFEFDLAEELEYSHANPAEPAPMVMRRLLRY from the coding sequence ATGAATATCGTGGTGCGCGAAGCAACGAATGCCGATGCACAGCTGATGGCCGAGCTGACCCGCGCCGCATGGGCCGGCAAGGTAGCAGCCTCGTCCAGTGGACACCACGAGACGGCCGAGCAAGTGGCGGAGCAATTGCGCCACGGCGGCGGTTTTCTGTTGCTGATCGACGACATTCCCGCCGGTTCGCTGCGCTGGATGCCGCTCGACAGCGACCCCGCCATCTGGAAGATTTCACGCATGGGCGTGCTGCCCGCCTACCGGGGCAGCCACGTCTCGCAGCACTTGCTCGAAGCCATCATTCATCACGGCCTGTCCTGCCAGGCCGAGGAATTGCGCCTGGCCGTGCGGCGCGACCAGCGCAAGCTGATCGATTTTTATGCGGCCTTCGAATTCGACCTGGCCGAAGAACTGGAATATTCGCACGCCAACCCCGCAGAACCGGCACCGATGGTGATGCGGCGTTTGCTACGTTATTGA
- the metG gene encoding methionine--tRNA ligase yields MTRKLFVTTALPYANAAFHIGHIMEYIQADIWVRFQRMQRDGAAGREVHFVGADDTHGTPIMIAAEKEGITPQQFVANIAAGRAQYLDGFHIAFDNWYSTDSPENVDLSQSIYRKLRDTGLIVTKTVDRFFDPVKGMFLADRNIKGECPKCGAKNQYGDNCEVCGAAYQPTDLVNPFSVFTNATPVMKPSEQYFFKLSDPRCFEFLKDWLNTPGRLQPEMVNKVSEWLGEAGEKLADWDISRDAPYFGIPIPDAPGKFFYVWMDAPVGYLASLKNYCDKKGIDFDAFLNDPSTEQIHFIGKDIVSFHLLFWPAMLKFANHPVIDKLKVNVHGFLTVNNEKMSKSRGTGISPLRYLDLGMNPEWLRYYIAFKLNSKVEDLDFNGEDFVARVNSDLIGKYVNIASRCAGFIAKRFDGKLASTLSEGAQSWINRALTVDVNGVIVERQSSIAAHFENREFGKALREIMEIADITNQYVDENKPWILAKDADKTAELHDVCTTALILFRQLTILLSPVLPGVAKNVASFLNDAEFTWADTQVFGDAVSNSMLGRTIGAYSHLMTRMDAKMIEALFDAPQAAAAIAAPAGDAANDAAAPVATAAAIEELAPEIKIDDFLKVDLRIAKIVNCELVDGSDKLLRLTLDAGEGRLRNVFSGIRSAYQPEELIGKLTVLVANLAPRKMKFGISEGMVMAASAADEKANPGIYILNPWPGAEPGMRIR; encoded by the coding sequence ATGACTCGCAAGCTGTTCGTCACCACTGCCCTGCCTTACGCAAACGCCGCTTTTCACATTGGCCACATCATGGAATACATCCAGGCCGATATCTGGGTCCGGTTCCAGCGAATGCAACGCGATGGCGCAGCCGGCCGTGAAGTGCACTTTGTGGGCGCCGACGATACGCATGGCACGCCCATCATGATCGCCGCCGAAAAAGAAGGTATCACGCCGCAGCAATTCGTCGCCAACATCGCGGCCGGCCGCGCCCAGTATCTCGATGGCTTCCATATCGCCTTCGACAACTGGTATTCGACCGACTCGCCGGAAAACGTCGACCTGTCGCAATCGATCTACCGCAAGCTGCGCGATACGGGCCTGATCGTCACGAAAACCGTCGACCGCTTCTTCGACCCGGTCAAAGGCATGTTCCTGGCCGACCGCAACATCAAGGGCGAATGCCCGAAATGCGGCGCCAAGAATCAGTACGGCGACAATTGCGAAGTGTGCGGCGCCGCCTATCAGCCGACCGACCTGGTCAACCCGTTCTCCGTGTTTACCAACGCGACGCCCGTGATGAAGCCGTCGGAACAGTATTTCTTCAAGCTGTCCGATCCGCGCTGCTTCGAATTCCTCAAGGATTGGCTCAACACGCCAGGCCGCTTGCAGCCGGAAATGGTCAACAAGGTCAGCGAATGGCTGGGCGAAGCCGGTGAAAAGCTGGCCGACTGGGATATCTCGCGCGACGCGCCCTACTTCGGCATCCCGATTCCCGATGCACCAGGTAAATTCTTCTATGTGTGGATGGATGCGCCCGTCGGTTACCTGGCGAGCCTGAAAAACTATTGCGACAAGAAAGGCATCGATTTCGACGCCTTCCTGAATGACCCGTCGACGGAACAGATCCACTTCATCGGCAAGGATATCGTTTCCTTCCATTTGCTGTTCTGGCCCGCCATGCTGAAGTTCGCCAATCACCCGGTGATCGACAAACTGAAAGTCAACGTCCACGGCTTCCTGACGGTCAACAACGAAAAAATGTCGAAGTCGCGCGGCACGGGCATCTCGCCGCTGCGCTACCTGGACCTGGGCATGAACCCGGAATGGCTGCGCTATTACATCGCCTTCAAGCTGAACTCGAAAGTGGAAGACCTGGACTTCAACGGCGAAGATTTTGTCGCCCGCGTGAACAGCGACCTGATCGGCAAATACGTGAACATCGCCAGCCGCTGCGCCGGCTTCATCGCCAAGCGTTTCGACGGCAAGCTGGCGTCGACACTGTCGGAAGGCGCGCAAAGCTGGATCAACCGCGCGCTGACGGTGGACGTCAACGGCGTCATCGTCGAGCGCCAGTCCAGCATCGCCGCGCACTTCGAGAACCGCGAATTCGGCAAGGCCTTGCGCGAGATCATGGAAATCGCCGACATCACCAACCAGTATGTCGATGAAAACAAGCCGTGGATCCTGGCCAAGGATGCGGACAAGACCGCGGAGCTGCATGACGTATGCACGACGGCCCTGATCCTGTTCCGCCAGTTGACGATCCTGCTGTCGCCGGTCCTGCCGGGCGTGGCGAAGAACGTGGCATCGTTCCTCAACGACGCAGAATTCACTTGGGCCGACACGCAGGTGTTCGGCGACGCCGTCTCGAACAGCATGCTAGGCCGCACCATCGGCGCCTACAGCCATTTGATGACGCGCATGGATGCGAAGATGATCGAAGCGCTGTTCGACGCGCCGCAAGCGGCCGCCGCCATTGCCGCACCGGCCGGCGACGCCGCGAATGACGCCGCAGCTCCAGTGGCAACCGCTGCCGCCATCGAGGAACTGGCGCCCGAAATCAAGATCGACGACTTCCTCAAGGTCGACCTGCGCATCGCGAAAATCGTCAACTGCGAACTGGTCGACGGCTCGGACAAGCTGCTGCGCCTGACCCTGGATGCGGGCGAAGGCCGCTTGCGCAATGTGTTCTCCGGCATCCGCTCGGCTTACCAGCCGGAAGAGCTGATCGGCAAGCTGACGGTGCTGGTAGCCAACCTGGCACCGCGCAAGATGAAGTTCGGCATTTCCGAAGGCATGGTCATGGCCGCGTCCGCCGCCGACGAGAAGGCGAATCCGGGCATCTACATCCTGAACCCGTGGCCGGGCGCCGAACCTGGCATGCGCATCCGCTAA
- the apbC gene encoding iron-sulfur cluster carrier protein ApbC produces the protein MSITVEDVKAALAQVIDPNTHKDFVSSKTVKNLKVDGDDISLDIELGYPAKSQIDLIRKSVLAALRVLPGVGNVSVGVSSKIISHTVQRGLKPMSNVKNIIAVASGKGGVGKSTTAVNLALALAAEGATVGMLDADIYGPSQPMMLGISGQPKTLDGKSMEPMENHGLQVSSIGFMIDPDEPMVWRGPMVTQALQQLLDQTNWRDLDYLIVDMPPGTGDIQLTLSQKVPVTGAVIVTTPQDIALLDARKGLKMFEKVGIPILGVVENMSTHICSNCGHAEEIFGAGGGAKMCADFGVEFLGALPLTMAIRQQTDSGTPTVVAEPEGPVAVIYKQIARTIAIKVAEKAKDMTSKFPSIVIKND, from the coding sequence ATGAGCATCACAGTAGAAGACGTCAAGGCCGCGCTGGCCCAGGTTATTGACCCAAATACACATAAAGATTTCGTTTCCAGCAAAACCGTCAAGAATCTGAAGGTCGACGGCGATGATATTTCCCTCGACATTGAGCTCGGCTACCCCGCCAAAAGCCAGATCGACCTGATCCGCAAATCCGTGCTGGCCGCCCTGCGCGTGCTGCCAGGCGTGGGCAACGTCAGCGTGGGCGTGTCGTCGAAAATCATTTCGCACACGGTGCAGCGCGGCTTGAAGCCGATGAGCAACGTGAAAAACATCATTGCCGTCGCTTCCGGCAAGGGCGGTGTTGGTAAATCGACCACGGCCGTCAACCTGGCCCTGGCCCTGGCGGCTGAAGGCGCCACCGTCGGCATGCTGGACGCCGATATCTATGGCCCGTCGCAACCGATGATGCTGGGCATCAGCGGCCAGCCGAAGACGCTCGACGGCAAGAGCATGGAGCCGATGGAAAACCACGGCCTGCAAGTGTCGTCGATCGGCTTCATGATCGATCCGGACGAGCCGATGGTGTGGCGCGGCCCGATGGTCACGCAAGCCTTGCAGCAATTGCTGGACCAGACCAACTGGCGCGACCTCGATTACCTGATCGTCGACATGCCGCCAGGCACGGGCGACATCCAGCTGACCCTGTCGCAGAAAGTGCCAGTCACGGGCGCCGTGATCGTCACGACGCCGCAGGACATCGCGCTGCTCGACGCGCGCAAGGGCTTGAAAATGTTCGAGAAGGTCGGCATTCCTATCCTCGGCGTGGTGGAAAACATGAGCACGCACATCTGCTCGAACTGCGGCCATGCGGAAGAAATCTTCGGCGCCGGCGGCGGTGCGAAGATGTGCGCCGACTTCGGCGTGGAATTCCTCGGCGCCTTGCCGCTGACCATGGCGATTCGCCAGCAAACGGATTCGGGCACGCCCACCGTCGTGGCCGAGCCGGAAGGCCCCGTCGCCGTGATCTACAAGCAGATCGCCCGCACCATCGCGATCAAGGTGGCGGAAAAGGCGAAGGATATGACAAGTAAATTCCCGTCGATCGTCATCAAGAACGATTGA
- a CDS encoding DUF4399 domain-containing protein translates to MQLNTVFLRQAAAVIAGSLLAASAFAQSVSFVEPADGATVASPFKVKFAVSGMDVKPAGDMTAKTGHHHLLINTGPMKAGEMIPMDEKHLHFGKGQTETDVTLPPGQYTLTMQFANGAHQSYGPELAKSIKVTVK, encoded by the coding sequence ATGCAATTGAACACCGTATTCCTGCGTCAAGCAGCCGCCGTGATCGCCGGTAGCCTGCTGGCCGCCAGCGCGTTTGCGCAATCCGTTTCCTTCGTCGAGCCAGCCGATGGCGCGACAGTGGCGAGCCCGTTCAAGGTCAAGTTTGCCGTCAGTGGCATGGACGTCAAGCCGGCCGGCGACATGACGGCCAAGACGGGCCACCATCATCTGCTCATCAATACTGGGCCGATGAAGGCGGGCGAAATGATACCCATGGACGAAAAGCATTTGCATTTCGGCAAAGGACAAACGGAAACGGACGTCACCTTGCCGCCGGGCCAGTACACCCTGACGATGCAGTTCGCCAACGGCGCACACCAGTCGTATGGTCCGGAGCTGGCCAAAAGCATCAAGGTGACGGTCAAGTAA
- a CDS encoding alkaline phosphatase family protein, translating to MTKPFSLSRQLAQALLLAAGVAACHAHAAKAVPNAATQPKLVVVLVVDGLPQEQVTRYRDQFGQGGFRRLLEQGAWFSDAHQAHGITVTAIGHSAVLSGAYPYQHGVIGNNWIDPVTKKSVYCTEDGNFHYIGEETQPDDGTAPTKLRVSTLGDELRYSTGDKAKVVTVSGKDRGAILLAGKTGTAYMYMEKTGNFASSTYYMQQHPQWVQRYQAAKPQDRYYGKSWTPLLADSAYARDARDDLVAAKPGTRNTFPFAYYSDSGKLDGEYYSRLKSGPFLDELTLEFARAAIDGENLGRNPAGVPDILGVSLSAHDYVNHAYGPESKMSHDHLQRLDRMLAGFFADLDKKVGMDNVLVVLTADHGFANVPEFSETRGFSARRIDGAKLVDALNQHLATNLGIDKLVTASSLPNIYLDYALAEKRGVHRATLEDAAARFLMQQDGLAQVYTRTQMETGAVATRMDTLMRRAWNRQLSGDLMLVTKPAWYFGKGSGGTSHGTPYTYDTNVPLMVFGPRWIKPGAYGQYAEVVDIAPTLAHLLRIRQPSASEGRILTEAVR from the coding sequence ATGACGAAACCTTTCTCCCTTTCCCGGCAACTGGCACAGGCGCTGCTGCTGGCCGCTGGCGTGGCGGCGTGCCACGCGCATGCGGCCAAGGCGGTGCCCAATGCTGCGACGCAGCCGAAGCTGGTCGTGGTGCTGGTAGTGGACGGCTTGCCGCAAGAGCAGGTGACGCGCTACCGCGACCAGTTCGGCCAGGGCGGTTTCCGCCGCCTGCTGGAACAGGGCGCGTGGTTCAGCGATGCGCACCAGGCGCACGGCATCACGGTCACCGCCATCGGCCACTCGGCCGTGCTGTCGGGCGCCTACCCGTATCAGCATGGCGTGATCGGCAATAACTGGATCGATCCCGTCACGAAGAAATCCGTGTACTGCACCGAGGATGGCAATTTCCATTACATCGGCGAAGAGACGCAGCCCGATGACGGCACGGCGCCGACCAAGCTGCGCGTGAGCACCCTCGGCGACGAACTGCGTTATTCGACGGGTGACAAGGCCAAGGTCGTCACCGTGTCGGGCAAGGACCGTGGCGCCATCCTGCTGGCCGGGAAAACGGGCACGGCCTATATGTACATGGAAAAGACGGGCAACTTCGCCAGCAGCACCTACTATATGCAGCAGCACCCGCAGTGGGTGCAGCGCTACCAGGCGGCCAAGCCGCAGGACCGCTATTACGGCAAGAGCTGGACGCCGCTACTGGCCGATTCGGCCTATGCGCGCGATGCCCGGGATGATCTTGTTGCTGCCAAGCCGGGCACGCGCAACACCTTCCCGTTTGCCTACTACAGCGACAGCGGCAAGCTCGATGGCGAGTACTACAGCCGCCTGAAATCCGGCCCCTTCCTCGACGAGCTGACCCTGGAATTCGCCCGCGCCGCCATCGATGGCGAAAACCTGGGCCGCAATCCGGCCGGCGTGCCCGATATCCTCGGCGTGAGCCTGTCCGCGCACGACTATGTGAATCACGCCTACGGCCCGGAAAGCAAGATGTCGCACGACCATCTGCAGCGCCTGGACCGCATGCTGGCCGGCTTCTTTGCCGACCTGGATAAAAAAGTCGGCATGGATAACGTGCTCGTGGTGCTGACGGCCGACCATGGCTTCGCCAACGTGCCGGAATTTTCCGAAACGCGCGGCTTTTCCGCCAGGCGCATCGATGGCGCCAAACTGGTCGATGCGCTGAACCAGCACCTGGCGACAAACCTGGGCATCGACAAGCTGGTGACGGCGTCGTCGCTGCCGAATATCTACCTCGATTACGCGCTGGCGGAAAAGCGCGGCGTCCATCGCGCCACCCTGGAAGACGCGGCGGCCCGCTTTCTGATGCAGCAGGACGGCCTGGCTCAAGTCTACACGCGCACGCAGATGGAAACGGGAGCCGTCGCCACGCGCATGGACACCTTGATGCGTCGCGCCTGGAACCGCCAGCTGTCGGGCGACCTGATGCTGGTGACAAAGCCGGCCTGGTACTTCGGCAAGGGCAGCGGTGGCACCTCGCACGGCACGCCGTATACGTATGACACCAACGTGCCGCTGATGGTCTTCGGCCCCCGCTGGATCAAGCCGGGCGCCTATGGCCAGTACGCGGAAGTGGTCGACATCGCACCGACCTTGGCCCATCTGCTGCGCATACGCCAGCCGTCGGCGTCGGAAGGGCGGATTTTGACGGAAGCGGTGCGCTAA
- a CDS encoding phospholipase D family protein, with protein sequence MPATTLARRSGSFLLPLLLSAVLAGCASLPSLESRIPSSVIADTKHTQLATAIAPMVAQHPGVSGIYPLVDGRDAFAARALLAAAAQRSLDVQYYIWHKDITGTLLFDALRQTAERGVRVRLLLDDNNTAGLDQILTMLGKQQNLEIRLFNPFLPRAPRALAFATDFSRLNRRMHNKSFTADNQATIVGGRNVGDEYFGAAGDVLFADLDVLAIGPVVDDVSHDFDRYWNSASAYPARLLLTSPVEGDAATIAAEADRIDDTKAAEEYVQALRTSPFVKQMMERTLPFEWARTRMVSDDPAKVLDKARPGTGVAESLQNLLGVPKKEVDLVSPYFVPGKSGTQAFADLAKKGVGVRILTNALEATDVAAVHAGYAKWRKPLLEAGVLLYESRRSWEAGDAREQTGRFGSSASSLHAKTFAVDDQRIFVGSFNFDPRSIELNTEMGLVIDSPALASQLGLAMRTTIPQRAYQVLLGDDGALYWIARDASGATTRYDTEPGTSVWKRMGVAILSVLPIDWLL encoded by the coding sequence ATGCCCGCCACCACCCTTGCCCGCCGCAGCGGCAGTTTCTTGCTGCCCCTGCTGCTGTCCGCCGTCCTCGCCGGCTGCGCTTCACTGCCCTCGCTGGAAAGCCGCATCCCCTCCAGTGTCATCGCCGACACAAAGCACACCCAATTGGCCACGGCCATTGCGCCCATGGTGGCGCAGCATCCGGGCGTGTCCGGCATCTATCCGCTGGTCGACGGGCGCGATGCGTTTGCCGCGCGCGCCCTGCTGGCCGCCGCCGCCCAGCGCAGCCTGGACGTGCAGTACTACATCTGGCACAAGGACATCACGGGCACCCTGCTGTTCGACGCCCTGCGCCAGACGGCCGAACGGGGCGTGCGCGTGCGCCTGCTGCTCGACGATAACAACACGGCGGGCCTGGACCAGATCCTGACCATGCTGGGCAAGCAGCAGAATCTGGAAATCCGCCTGTTCAATCCCTTCCTGCCCCGCGCTCCGCGCGCGCTGGCCTTTGCCACGGATTTTTCCCGCCTCAACCGGCGCATGCACAACAAATCGTTCACGGCCGATAACCAGGCCACCATCGTCGGCGGGCGCAATGTGGGCGACGAATATTTTGGCGCGGCCGGCGACGTGCTGTTTGCCGACCTGGACGTGCTGGCCATCGGCCCCGTTGTCGATGACGTCTCGCACGATTTCGACCGCTACTGGAATAGCGCCTCGGCCTACCCGGCCAGGCTGCTGCTGACGAGCCCAGTCGAAGGCGACGCGGCCACTATCGCCGCCGAGGCGGACCGCATCGACGACACCAAGGCGGCCGAGGAATACGTGCAGGCGCTGCGCACCTCGCCCTTCGTCAAGCAGATGATGGAACGCACCCTGCCCTTCGAATGGGCCAGGACGCGCATGGTCAGCGACGACCCGGCCAAGGTGCTGGACAAGGCCAGGCCCGGCACGGGCGTGGCGGAAAGCCTGCAAAACCTGCTGGGCGTGCCAAAAAAGGAAGTGGACCTGGTATCGCCGTATTTCGTGCCCGGCAAATCGGGCACGCAAGCCTTTGCCGACCTGGCGAAAAAGGGCGTGGGCGTGCGCATCCTGACGAATGCGCTGGAAGCGACCGACGTGGCGGCCGTGCATGCCGGTTATGCGAAGTGGAGGAAACCGCTGCTGGAAGCGGGCGTGCTGCTGTACGAATCGCGCCGCTCGTGGGAAGCAGGCGATGCGCGCGAGCAGACGGGCCGCTTCGGCAGTTCCGCATCGAGCCTGCATGCGAAGACCTTTGCCGTCGACGACCAGCGCATCTTTGTCGGCTCGTTCAACTTCGACCCGCGCTCGATCGAGCTGAATACGGAAATGGGCCTCGTCATCGACAGCCCCGCGCTGGCCAGCCAGCTGGGTCTAGCCATGCGCACCACGATCCCGCAGCGCGCCTACCAGGTACTGTTGGGCGACGACGGCGCACTGTACTGGATCGCCCGCGACGCCAGCGGCGCCACCACGCGCTACGACACGGAACCGGGCACCAGCGTGTGGAAGCGCATGGGCGTAGCGATTCTGTCGGTGCTGCCGATCGATTGGTTGTTGTAA
- the lysA gene encoding diaminopimelate decarboxylase, with the protein MKPVSDATLAQLAQEHGTPLWVYDAATIRARIAQLAQFDTVRFAQKANSNIHLLTLMREAGVHVDAVSLGEIERALQAGFTPAQTNGAAGVVFTCDLFDRATLARVAAAKIEVNCGSVDMLRQLGPVSPGHRVWLRINPGYGHGHSNKTNTGGENSKHGIWHEELPEALAVIRAHGLHLVGLHMHIGSGVDYSHLETVCGTMVDLVKNMGHDIEAISTGGGLSVPYREGEQPVDTNHYFELWDAARKQIEAHLGHPVHLEIEPGRFLVADAGLLVAEVRATKQMGGNHFTLLDTGFNELMRPAMYGSYHEMSVIAHDGRALDASPACATVVGGPLCESGDVFTQRDGGVVETRLLPAAQVGDYVVFEGAGAYGASMSSNYNSRPHAAEYLVDGEQSRLIRRRQTVAELIALEQL; encoded by the coding sequence ATGAAACCAGTGTCAGACGCCACCCTCGCCCAACTCGCCCAGGAACACGGCACGCCATTGTGGGTGTATGACGCGGCCACCATCCGCGCGCGCATCGCCCAACTGGCGCAGTTCGACACCGTGCGCTTCGCGCAAAAGGCCAATTCGAACATCCATCTGCTCACCCTGATGCGTGAAGCGGGCGTGCACGTGGATGCCGTCTCGCTGGGCGAAATCGAACGCGCGCTGCAGGCGGGCTTTACGCCGGCGCAAACGAACGGCGCCGCCGGCGTGGTGTTCACATGCGACCTGTTCGACCGCGCCACCCTGGCGCGCGTGGCGGCGGCAAAAATCGAAGTCAATTGCGGTTCCGTCGACATGCTGCGCCAGCTGGGCCCAGTATCGCCCGGCCACCGCGTCTGGCTGCGCATCAATCCCGGCTATGGCCATGGCCACAGCAACAAGACCAACACGGGCGGCGAAAACAGCAAGCACGGTATCTGGCACGAAGAGCTGCCGGAGGCGCTGGCCGTCATCCGCGCGCATGGCCTGCACCTGGTGGGCCTGCACATGCACATCGGCTCGGGCGTCGACTACAGCCACCTGGAAACCGTCTGCGGCACCATGGTCGACCTGGTGAAGAACATGGGCCATGACATCGAAGCCATTTCCACGGGCGGCGGCCTGTCCGTGCCTTACCGCGAAGGCGAGCAGCCCGTCGATACGAACCATTATTTCGAGCTGTGGGATGCGGCACGCAAGCAGATCGAGGCGCACCTGGGCCATCCCGTGCACCTGGAAATCGAACCGGGCCGCTTCCTCGTGGCCGACGCGGGCTTGCTGGTGGCCGAAGTGCGCGCCACCAAGCAAATGGGCGGCAACCACTTCACCCTGCTCGACACGGGCTTCAATGAACTGATGCGCCCCGCCATGTACGGCAGCTACCATGAAATGTCGGTGATCGCGCATGACGGCCGTGCACTGGACGCCAGCCCCGCATGCGCCACCGTCGTCGGCGGCCCCTTGTGCGAATCGGGCGACGTGTTTACCCAGCGTGATGGCGGCGTCGTCGAAACACGTCTGCTGCCAGCAGCGCAGGTGGGCGACTACGTCGTCTTCGAAGGCGCGGGCGCGTATGGCGCGTCCATGTCGTCGAACTACAACAGCCGCCCCCATGCGGCCGAATACCTGGTCGATGGGGAGCAATCCCGCTTGATCCGCCGCCGCCAGACGGTGGCCGAACTGATCGCGCTGGAACAACTGTAA